The following are encoded in a window of Ruminiclostridium herbifermentans genomic DNA:
- a CDS encoding copper amine oxidase N-terminal domain-containing protein has product MLRSLFCIILSFSILLNGIPSFAASQENINIKIEGNMQLLETNTMIVNGRILIKAIDLEREMGTTVEWYATTKSIIVKRQTENRNTNIYLKIGQDCALVNGLEVKMECKPEIYGGRAYIPLRFIYENFGAKVTWDGKTRTVNIEYTAKTPDTMPTIPPPWEMQLN; this is encoded by the coding sequence ATGCTAAGAAGTTTATTTTGCATTATTTTAAGCTTTTCTATTTTATTAAATGGTATTCCATCATTTGCTGCCTCTCAAGAAAATATTAATATTAAAATTGAGGGCAATATGCAGCTTTTAGAGACCAACACAATGATAGTAAATGGCAGAATACTTATAAAGGCTATAGATTTAGAAAGGGAGATGGGAACTACGGTAGAATGGTACGCGACAACAAAGTCAATAATTGTTAAACGGCAAACAGAAAATAGGAACACAAATATTTATTTAAAAATTGGACAAGACTGTGCCTTGGTCAATGGCTTGGAAGTTAAGATGGAATGCAAACCAGAAATTTACGGGGGAAGGGCATATATACCACTAAGGTTTATTTATGAAAATTTTGGTGCGAAGGTTACATGGGATGGTAAGACAAGAACAGTTAATATCGAATATACAGCGAAAACTCCAGATACAATGCCTACAATACCACCACCATGGGAAATGCAATTAAATTAG
- the cutA gene encoding divalent cation tolerance protein CutA, with the protein MNEFIYCKIEIFIPESHFPQLQKALQSVDAGHIGNYDSCLSYSKVNSYWRPLSGSSPYIGEANELCSETELKVEVTCLREKIDVTVEAIKKVHPYEVPVINVIQLYRTSY; encoded by the coding sequence ATGAATGAATTTATATACTGCAAAATTGAAATATTTATACCAGAAAGCCACTTTCCCCAGCTGCAAAAAGCCTTACAAAGTGTGGATGCAGGGCACATTGGAAACTATGACAGCTGTTTATCCTACAGCAAGGTTAATAGCTATTGGAGGCCTCTTTCAGGGAGCAGCCCATATATAGGTGAGGCAAATGAACTATGTTCAGAAACAGAGTTAAAAGTAGAAGTTACTTGCCTGCGTGAAAAAATTGATGTTACAGTGGAAGCCATTAAGAAAGTTCATCCCTATGAGGTTCCAGTTATAAATGTTATTCAGTTATATAGGACCAGCTATTAG
- a CDS encoding chloramphenicol acetyltransferase — protein sequence MKYIDIDNWKRKEHFDFFYRSDYAQYNICANIDITNFLNFVRDKQISFYYAMIHASTYVANEIVNFRYRIRDGKVVMHDKLNPSFTELNGKDDDLFKLVTVDMKDDIFEFVKYAKEKSQCQRDYFPLNETAGRDDFVYITCIPWISFTHISHTFSLNKNDSVPRISWGKYFSENNRVLLPFSVQVNHALVDGVHVGEYFDKLQKHIDSM from the coding sequence TTGAAGTATATAGATATTGACAACTGGAAAAGAAAAGAGCACTTTGACTTTTTTTATAGGTCAGATTATGCTCAATACAATATTTGTGCTAATATTGATATAACCAATTTTCTTAATTTTGTTAGGGATAAGCAGATTTCATTTTACTATGCTATGATTCATGCATCCACTTATGTTGCAAATGAAATAGTCAATTTCCGTTATAGAATAAGAGATGGTAAAGTGGTTATGCATGACAAATTGAATCCTTCGTTTACTGAATTGAATGGAAAAGATGATGATTTGTTTAAATTAGTAACAGTAGATATGAAGGATGATATTTTCGAATTTGTTAAATATGCAAAAGAAAAATCCCAATGCCAAAGAGATTATTTCCCACTAAATGAAACTGCGGGAAGGGATGACTTTGTATATATCACTTGCATTCCGTGGATTTCGTTTACACATATATCACATACTTTTTCACTTAACAAAAACGATTCAGTACCGAGGATTTCTTGGGGTAAGTATTTTTCGGAGAATAACCGTGTTTTATTGCCATTCTCTGTACAGGTTAATCATGCATTGGTTGATGGGGTGCATGTTGGAGAATATTTTGATAAATTGCAAAAACATATTGATAGCATGTAA
- a CDS encoding recombinase family protein → MLGFNKPEINYHIGIYVRQSRDENDENLETIETQKRLLIDFIARNKLGTIYKTYVDDNVSGAGFERPALDELKKDVLACNINLIVLKDLSRLGRNNAKTLLFLDFLEEYGVRVITSDGRYDSIRDNETVGIDTWFNERYVRDISKKIRANLRFKIEQGEYIGNAPYGYVKSINEKNKLVVDNRTAPVVKEIFSLYKKGYGYAAIANILNEKGYPSPSSKNSDIPITPWNQVAVQRILCNRVYIGDTVQGVSEKISFKNKKTRRLPFEKWIITTNTHEPIVNNVDFEEVQRIRAKKRSNQGYNRNTSHFLSNLIFCGKCGKAMYVRVRKDRPTGYICSSYAKNGCKSCSSHYVSEQTIVDVINKELLDMLTNRTLIDSFCLNCDDFNEQEQQIKEKLQKVEQQIVVKQKQQDILYSDRLEGKISEQLFARMNPVIESRINMLNQELERLRAEQNNQLDKMQVIDNFIKKIRNQGINKSIIDLMVNRIIVYDSNDNIESLGTAVNDNGGNGLIVIEYNFNNWRDL, encoded by the coding sequence ATGTTAGGGTTTAATAAACCTGAGATTAATTATCATATTGGTATATATGTGAGACAGAGCAGGGACGAAAATGATGAAAATTTAGAAACAATTGAAACCCAAAAAAGACTGCTAATAGATTTTATTGCAAGAAATAAACTTGGGACTATTTATAAAACATATGTGGATGATAATGTTTCTGGTGCAGGCTTTGAAAGACCAGCGCTTGATGAACTTAAAAAGGACGTATTAGCTTGTAATATTAATCTCATTGTTTTGAAGGATTTATCAAGATTGGGAAGAAACAATGCAAAAACCCTTTTATTTCTGGACTTTTTAGAGGAATATGGAGTTCGTGTGATAACATCAGATGGAAGATATGACAGCATTAGAGATAATGAAACTGTGGGAATTGACACGTGGTTTAATGAACGCTACGTGCGAGATATTTCTAAAAAAATAAGGGCAAATCTCAGATTTAAAATAGAGCAGGGTGAGTACATAGGTAATGCTCCATATGGTTATGTTAAGTCAATAAATGAGAAAAACAAGCTTGTAGTTGATAATAGAACAGCCCCTGTTGTTAAAGAAATATTCAGTCTATACAAAAAGGGCTATGGATATGCTGCAATTGCCAATATTTTGAATGAGAAAGGGTATCCTTCCCCTTCCTCAAAAAATTCAGACATTCCCATAACTCCATGGAACCAAGTGGCAGTACAGCGTATTTTGTGCAATCGTGTATATATTGGAGATACGGTACAGGGGGTAAGTGAAAAGATAAGCTTCAAAAATAAAAAAACCAGACGTCTGCCTTTTGAAAAATGGATAATTACAACCAACACCCATGAGCCAATAGTTAATAATGTTGATTTTGAAGAGGTTCAGAGAATAAGGGCGAAAAAGCGTTCAAATCAGGGCTATAACAGAAATACATCACATTTTTTGAGTAATTTAATATTCTGTGGTAAATGCGGTAAAGCAATGTATGTTAGAGTGCGCAAAGACAGACCAACTGGCTATATATGCAGTTCTTATGCTAAAAATGGGTGTAAGAGTTGCTCTAGTCATTATGTTTCTGAACAGACAATAGTAGATGTGATTAATAAGGAATTGCTGGATATGCTTACAAACAGAACTCTTATTGATAGCTTTTGCTTGAATTGTGATGATTTTAATGAGCAGGAGCAGCAAATTAAGGAAAAGCTGCAAAAGGTTGAGCAGCAAATTGTAGTTAAGCAAAAACAGCAAGACATACTATATAGCGATAGGCTTGAAGGAAAAATATCCGAGCAGCTTTTTGCAAGAATGAACCCAGTGATAGAATCTAGAATCAATATGCTTAATCAAGAACTGGAAAGGCTTAGAGCAGAGCAAAATAACCAGCTTGATAAGATGCAGGTTATTGATAATTTTATAAAAAAAATTAGAAATCAAGGAATAAACAAAAGCATTATTGATTTAATGGTTAATAGAATTATAGTTTATGACAGCAACGACAACATTGAATCACTAGGAACAGCTGTAAATGATAATGGAGGTAATGGTTTAATTGTAATTGAATATAATTTTAATAATTGGAGGGATTTGTAG
- a CDS encoding MFS transporter, whose translation MKQRKLKKGGLILLITLLSMIPPLSTDLYMPALPELVTYFNTTTSITSWTMTIFFIFMAFGTLVLGPISDKYGRKPILVWSTILTLICSTTCAFSPTIIFLIIVRAIQAFSAGGMLAIGTALIKDSFEGSEIGKVLSITQALAFIAPMAAPILGALILKVSDWRMTFIALAVLNAITLLIVLLLDETLPAEQRVKESIIHSILGLSKVVKNSVFTNILLVGGFLTAPYMAYLAVASYVYVNGFHTSETMFSVYFAITSAFTVVGPLLYGRFGKKPFKKVLWICFSITTLVGILLLTIGQISPVLFLLSYIPFAVTTTYIRPYTADLLLNVQNQNVGASSAVMNFGFTILGSLGMFIGSLRWPNYVSGIAFTIFIFTVLSMVIFIAANKFKVFKDIGHVNE comes from the coding sequence ATGAAACAGCGTAAATTAAAAAAAGGTGGGCTAATTTTATTGATTACTTTATTATCAATGATTCCGCCTCTTTCAACGGATTTGTATATGCCAGCATTGCCAGAGTTAGTGACGTATTTTAATACGACAACTTCCATTACTAGCTGGACAATGACCATTTTCTTTATTTTTATGGCTTTTGGCACATTAGTTTTAGGTCCTATAAGTGATAAATATGGTCGAAAACCTATTCTAGTATGGAGTACCATTTTAACACTTATTTGTAGTACTACTTGTGCATTTTCACCGACAATTATATTTTTAATTATCGTACGTGCCATCCAAGCATTCAGTGCGGGTGGAATGTTAGCGATCGGAACAGCGCTAATTAAAGACAGTTTTGAAGGCTCAGAAATAGGAAAAGTGCTTTCTATTACTCAAGCATTGGCTTTTATTGCTCCAATGGCAGCACCAATTTTAGGTGCGCTTATTTTAAAAGTTTCAGATTGGCGCATGACGTTCATTGCTTTAGCCGTATTGAACGCAATAACGCTTTTAATTGTGCTGCTGTTAGATGAAACATTGCCTGCAGAGCAACGTGTTAAAGAAAGCATAATTCATTCAATATTGGGGTTATCAAAGGTTGTCAAAAACTCTGTTTTTACAAATATATTGTTAGTAGGAGGATTCTTAACAGCTCCTTACATGGCGTATTTAGCTGTTGCTTCATATGTATATGTGAATGGATTTCATACATCTGAAACAATGTTTAGTGTTTATTTTGCTATAACGTCTGCCTTTACAGTGGTTGGCCCGTTACTTTATGGTCGCTTTGGTAAAAAACCATTCAAAAAAGTTTTATGGATTTGCTTTAGTATTACAACATTAGTGGGGATTCTTTTATTAACAATCGGACAAATTAGCCCTGTATTATTCTTATTAAGCTATATCCCATTTGCTGTGACGACAACATATATTAGACCATATACTGCGGACTTGCTGTTAAACGTACAAAATCAAAACGTTGGTGCTTCATCAGCAGTAATGAACTTTGGCTTCACCATTCTTGGGAGTTTAGGAATGTTTATTGGTTCTTTGCGATGGCCTAATTATGTTTCAGGCATAGCATTTACAATATTTATTTTTACTGTATTATCAATGGTAATATTTATAGCTGCTAATAAGTTTAAAGTATTTAAAGACATTGGACATGTAAACGAATAA